AAATTGGTCTgcttgcagtccagatctgtcacccacTAATAACATTTGGTGtgttgtgaaatgaaaaataggcaaaactacagcagtcagTCTCTTCAGCTCCCAAACGCtcacagagtgctgttaaaggaaaatgcaaacaatcaaatttctcagtttcaacatttgatgtgttgtctttgtagtattttatatggtttacatgatttgcatgtcatcgctttctatttttatttacattctgcacagcatcccaacttttttggaattgaggttgtagaTATGTCAGTATATTTAAATATagtgtcagatttttttttcatctattttattttttaaacgtGTAATTTATGCTTAAGAATATACCTTTTCTTGCATATCGCAAGTcgctgctaaatgctgtaaatccATATTTGGAAGAtcaaagtcaaaagacattaCCAATAAAATAGTCAATTTTAAGTGGTTATATGCATTGGGAGTATATTAAATATCAAAAACAAAAGTACCTGAATTATGGTTGTGATGATATGAATTTCTTTCTAAATGCAGCCAAAAATGCAATGTATCACCACAGTTTGCAGTTTATCGTCAGTGCCTCAAACACTGGAGATTACATTCGCCATTTTGGTTGGCCAGTGTGATCTTTGATGTAAAGGTTTCTTGTTAGTTTTCTTTCACTGCAAACAGCATAAAAACAGCTCATAGTTTAATGTAACAAAGTAAAGACGCTGGGTTTTGTCACAGCACTTGTGGGGGAATGAATGATGGCGATAATGAGAATTTGTTTAACATAGTTTTAATTCTTAAGTCTGAGGCAATAAGATACTATGTCATGCAAACTTTTGTAAAGCAATTTTATAAAACAATTGTAATGACATCACAGTTACCTTCTTATAATTCTTTCATATAGATGATGCAACAGCAGTGCACTGTAGGGCAGTGTATCACTGTTTCCATGTTCCTGCAGGTTTTTGGCAGTattgtgggggttttgctttgcacaCCTAACCAGtttagaagtttttttttcccccagagaTTTTTCTTGGTCTTTCAGATGTCTTTAACTTCCCTTTCTTAATTCTATTGCAAACAATGAAATTACAAGCAGGAAGTATTATATGATTTGTAGTCCTCTCTTGCTCTGTAAGAGCAAAGTATCTTTGGTTTCAGATCATCCATCAGCTGTTAAAATGAGCCCATGATGTGAAGAGTAAACACCATAAGAGGATCACAAATTGTTTTCTGGAATTGTCTGCAGCTGAACTGTAAAAATGCCTTTTGGGTCAAATTATCTCACAGACCCAAAAACATTGCAAATAACAAAGTATATTTTGGCTCCTGAAATACCTGGTAAACTACAGGAAGTTGTGACATGTACAGGAAAAATGGATAAAGCATATTGATTTTGAAACCATTTTGTTAACCACCATTTTGTTAatgaaacacattcatttttactaTACAGAAATACAGCTTAGACCCATACTTACCTTTTATGGACATAAAGACAACATGACTTCAGTGGTCTATATGTCTGTTGGAAGAGTTTGTTTAATTACTTGATTATTGAGTGGTTAGTTTTAATTAGATAACTTATGTTGCATCTCACATTaactttagatttttttcccttcttcttctAGAAATGACTGGCATTCTGTTTCAAGTTCTGCTCCTAAGGTCCAACTTCCGACACTGTTCAAACATACTTCCATAAACATCCAGTTAGAGTAGTGTTAAGCTGCtaaaacaaagtaaatataAGAATATGGCCTCCAGAAGACATTCTGGCACTCAGCAAACATCATCTGGTACCCTGCACATGAACTCATCTctcagacaaacagagaaaaacagcaagaAGAGAACTCACTACTGCTTAGAATGTGGAAGGAGATTTAATCGTCAGAGTAATCTCCagcaacaccagcgcattcacacgggagagaagccCTATCAATGTACAGAGTGTaggaagagttttactgtacaaactactctccaaatacaccagcgcattcacacaggagagaagccatatcactgctcagagtgtgggaagtgTTTTAATCATAGGAGTACTCTCCagcaacaccagcgcattcacacaggagagaagccgtatcactgctcagagtgtggaaagagttttagtcaGCAGAGTCATCTGAAACAACACCAGCTGATTCACAAAGAAAAGAAGCTATATGAGTGCTCAGAGTGTAGAAAGAGTTTTACTCTACAAAGTCATCTTCaacaacaccagcgcattcataccggagagaagccgtatGACTGCTCAGAATGTGGGAGAAGCTTTAATCGACAGAGTACTCTCCAagaacaccagcgcattcacacagggtTTAAACCATATtactgttcagagtgtgggaagagttttacccAACAGAGTTCTCTCCAtcgacaccagcgcattcacacaggagagaagccgtatcactgctcagagtgtgggaagagttttactcagcTGTGTCATCTCCAagaacaccagcgcattcacacaggagagaagccatatcactgctcagactgtgggaagagCTTCAGGTATTTAAAGACTGCAACAACACACAAGTGCACGAGGAGCAGTGGTGGAAATGGGCTGTAATGAGTGTAACCATAACACCTTTTTGAGAGTCTAGAGGGAATTGTGCTTCCAGCCCAGATTTAAAAATCAATATCACTGTTTTTAGAGGAGAAAACACCTATTGTTATTACATGCTGTTTCTAAAGCATGAGCTTAAAATGACAACAATTTGTGGTACTGCAATGACCCTTAAACTTGCAGCAGAGAACATTTATCTGTGCTGGGCAGAACTGAACAGCTTTGTAATGGAGATACTGAACTTTCAAGGACTGCAAGACAACAAACTGAAAATAGGcaacagctggtgttttcagaatcactttattttgttATGTGTGTTGAATATACAAGGAATCGGTCATAGTGAGTGCACACATGTATGCCATGTAACATACTAAACAGACCAGAAAATACACCGACTATGAgacatattaaaaaaagaaaaacaagtaagggtggtttgtttgttgttcataGTGAGTATGTGCTTTAGCATTTAAGCAtataatgttcatgtttttttttatatgttttatatgccTGTATTTCTTTTGTATGAGGTTTGTTTGAAAGGAAAGAGACTGAAGTACTTGTGTACTTGTGTTTGTGATGCTCTCTGTGTCAGTATTACAGCAATGAAGAAGCACTTCACTGAGTATATCTTCTTCTACCAGAATGGTTGAATTGTGAATGTGAGTCATCCATGAAGAGCTGTATCGGAGAATGTTATAATCTAATAATAActtgataatgatgatgatgataataagaGCTAGACTAAGTTAGCTGCTTAACTAGTTGCCTAACAAATAAATAGCACATGAAGCAAATGTAGCTGCACACTACACTTACTAGTGGTATTTCTATCAAATCTTACACCGcattccaaattattatgcaaatgataTTTTTCCCCGATTTTCCTAAATGGTCGATGCAAATGAGTCAGTATAATAAAAGTCATCACCCGTTAGAGTATAAATTGAATTTTATTGAACAAACCTCCCAATGATAACAGTATattcttcaaaaataaaaaaaactcaaaatgcactgttccaaattattatgcacagcagagtttcaaaacattttataggttgtaaaaaactgaaaatggtcatttgttgaatttgcaGCATTAGGAGGTCACATTCACTGAAATCAAAAGCTATTTCAATCAAAAACATCCTAACAGGCCGGATTACATGTTAACGTAGGAACCCTTCTTTGATATCACCTTCACAATTCTTGCATCCATTGAACTTGTGAGTTTTTGGAGAGTTTCTGCTTGAAtttctttgcatgatgtcaGAATAGCCtcccagagctgctgttttgagGTGAACTGCCTCTCACCCTCATATATCTTTTGCTTGATGATACTCCAAAGGTTctctatagggttgaggtcaggggagGATGGTGGCCACACCATGagtttctctccttttatgACCATAGCAGCCAATGACACAGAGGTATTCTTTGCAGCATGAGATGGTTCATTGTCATGCATGAAGATGATTTTGCTCCAGAAGGCACGGTTCTTCTTTTTGTACCATGGAAGAAAGTggtcagtcagaaactctatatACTTGCCGAGGTCATTTTCACACCTTCAGTGATTCTGGCCCAAAACATGACTCTGCCACCTCCTTGCTGACGTCGTAGCCTTGCTGGGACATGGTGGCCATCCACTACTCTATCCATCTGGACCATCCAGGGTTGCACAACACTCATCAGTAAACAAGACTGTTTGGAAATTAGTCTTCATGTATGTCTAGGCCCACTGCAACCGTTTCTGCTTGTGAGCACTGGTTAGGGGTGGCCGAATAGTAGGTTTATGCACCACAGCAAGCCTTTGAAGGATCCTACACCTTGAGGTTCGCGGGACTCCAGAGGCACCAGCAGTTCAAATACCTGTTTGCTGGTTTGTAATGGCATTTTAGCAGCTGCTCTCTTAATCCGATGAACTTGCCTGGCAGAAACCTTCCTCATTCTGCCTTTATCTGCAAGAACCCATCTGTGCTCTGAATCAGCCACAAATCTCTTCACAGTTTTCGTGAAATATCTAATGTTTTCATACCTTGTCCAAGGCATTGCACTATTTGATGCTTTTCGGCAGCAGAGAGATCATTTTCCCATGTCGCTGGAAACCTGTGGCCTGCTTAATAATGTGGAACATCCTTCTTAagtagttttcctttaattgggCTCACCTGGCAAATTAGAGgagataatataataaatagtaaAGATAAATAATTATCACAGGTGTCTAAGATTGATTTCAGTGATCCAAAGAGCCCTGAGACACAATACCATCCATGAGTTTaattgagaaacaaaaaaatgtatctttatGACACTTCAATGcaatttgcataataatttggaacgtGGTGTAATAATAGAATAAAGAGTGATTCAATAAGATTAATCCGATTTCAAAAGTgatatatttaatgtaaatcacttgtaaatcattacagaacaatgcagcaAATTGTAAAAggtttaagtgagcataaagtttcttatgtaattttacaagtgctaaATATGATCTCTTCCAGCTGTGTGGACAACATTGACGAGATAGTCAAATGCATTCCATGCTCGACTGAGCAAACAGAATCCTTAACGTACCCCCATGAAAAATCACattgcacagttatgacagattcactcttattgaagtgcaGAATGCAAAAtgcgttctgctcaggggtcatCAGACATCTTCTGGTGACAGTCAGAAATTCTATGATTCCCTCTTTCAATTtatatgtgattggttcctaagcacctcacggttgtaaaaatatgccactttgaaatcggatgaatctttttgaatcaccctgtataataGTATCAAATCTTTGAAATAGAATGGAATAGTAGAATTTTCAGGACATTAATGTTAAAACTACTGGTCAGGTGTTGAATGGACACAGAACCCATAACCAATTCATTTAAATTCTGATTGTATCATTTTTCAACCTGAAATATCTTTGAGTAAGTTTAATCTTATattcatttaatattaattTGTTGCTACTCAAACctaattattttctatttatgcGCACCAAGTGATTTTCTTAGTGATAAATATTTATATCTGTTAGTGCATAGTAgatgtttacatattttagtatatttacATCTGTTTTTATCTTGGAATTCCTCACTTTACAACACTAAACTATTCATTTTGACATCTAAAGTTTTCAtattgtttgtgtaaatgtatCAGCGGCTATTTTATCATATTGTTAGCTTCAGTGGTGAATATACCTCACGTTTGATTGCTCTGCATGCTAAACTGGTAACAGCATCCTTAAAATAATTCCTATTTTGCTCCTTTTTTGAGTTGTTcagattatttttaatgtaacactAATTCTACTTCAGGAGTTATTCAGTATTCTTTCTGACCAAATAAAGTAAAGGAATTTATTACAAATGGAGGTGGACAGGAATCCGTGGTCCCTGAACATGCCCACTGACCCTTCACACTGTACCAGATACATAGTTAAAGGAAGGAAAGCATGTTAAGCGAAGGCAGGAGGGCTGCAGTCTCTACTGAGTGAACAGAAGTTTAGTTCTAACAGCTCTATCAAATAATAAAGCATGCTGCATATGAGCAGATCTGAGTAACTACACAATGAATACATCTGTCCTGGAAGTGCAGATAAGACATGCTCACACATGAAAGAGACCAATGGAGACTAGCATGCAGTTCAAAACCTGCTACAAACAGAGAAGTAAGTTCTCAATACAAATTCAGGGCCTGAAATAGGTGCATCATGACTTCAAACTGGTTGTTTACAGTATGGACGCATAATAGGTGCACCTCAAAGGAGTCATTGCACCTCATTACAATTGCTTTGACCACTCAGTGAATGTGGAATGAGGAGGGACTGAGGTAAAGGGTGAAAGGTGGAGGAGTTAAATTGGGAAAATGTAAAGtatggaaaaaaagaaggaatgaGTAAGAGGATCCAGGTATATTCAGAAATGCAAGCAGGTGAGGGGTAAAAAAAACTGTCAGCCCAGTGtcaaattaaacattaaatgtgaTTTTCGAAACCAATGAATAAGTTTCTATTTATGTAAAGGAGAAATATATTGAGAGCTGGCATTTTCACCTTTCTCTACCACATCACCTTAGAAAAGCTAAGCAAGCTATGTTGACCAACACACAACTACCATACCTTTAGTTAACATTATTGATCATTGTCTGAGCTGGTCCTGACAGCCCTGTGCAAAATACTCCTACCTGATACTTCATCCATGTAAACTATTTGCAAACACCACACAGTCACACCTGAAACCCCAGTGCTCGCACTACAAtcctccctccttttctccatTTGTCTTTCTAAGAATAAGCAGACTTGTACAGAACACAATGAGGTACAaacaaacaatttttaaaaattttaataattaagaaaaaataagttttgagTGCTGAGACTGATCACAGTGTACTCCATTAGTGCATATTTACACATCTTTCTGGAATAAGGCTTACATTAAATTGCCTGCATTTCATGGTTAGATGATTATAAAAGACTTCCTAGTTTatctgtttccaataaagtggtttagaatccctgaaaggctctgcagagtttgttactgtttaattaaatCTGTTTTTGGTTTTGGCCTTAAAAATATTCTTGATTAAGAGTTAAAATAACAGGTAGATTGCtcaattaataatgtaatttttaatcACAGCTCCACAACATTagcttaaataaacaaacattgcagACAGTAAACATTACGCTTGTCACACATTTGACGAACTCTCAGACTGAGACGGACTTCATTTCCCAgactcctctgggagatcataTGACACAATAGCTTCATTGTTTGAGTATTGCTTACTCGAGAACTTACTCAGCATTTATACTGATTGCATTTTCCTGATTTTTGGCCTTTACCTTGTCCCTCTTGTACTTTTGCCCTGGGTATCTGATCTGTGATTTGGAAccttttttcctgcttttttgaCTATGtcttttgccttgcccttttgtTTTTGTCCGCCTGGTGTTATGATCACCATTGTGACCATTAATATCATTAATAACAACAGCTGTTTATCCAGCTatgattttctttactgtgatgtACTCCTAATTATAATTACTTCATACACAATCGGACACATTGTCATGGTTACACTCTGGATATGGTTATCTCAAAGGGTCTTAACATATCAGCCACTTTTAACAATGTTGCTTTATCAGATCATTACTATTTTCTTTGAAACATGGGATTCACTAGACATAAAGACCAGACTACACCAGATACACTTTTTACTAATAAAATGTGCTCTGCACCTTGCAAGCCACCCGATTCTGTTTTCTATTTTGTTGGATAGCTCAACTCAAAAATTGCCAGTGTTAAGGTCCAGATTGCAccagttaaagttaaaacaatgTCATTCCAACCGAAAGCGCCATGGAGAAATGGTACTACAGTTCAATtccaaaagagaaaatgtttgCAGGCTGAATGCAGATGGTGTAAAACCAAGTTTCAGAAGGAATCTTCAAAGATAAGCTGCATGACAATTATATGTAAAGCTagcactatccatccatccatccattttctaagccgcttctccgtcaggttTGCGGAAGCTAGCACTATcaacaataatattaacaacAGTAAAATGCTCTTTGCCATGGTTGACAAACTAAATTTCATACATTTATGGTTCCtgtactacaaccccaattccaatgaagttgggacattgtgtaaaacacaaatataaccagagtacgatgatttgctaatccttttcaacctatattcaattaaatacactacaaagacaagatatttaatgttcaaacagataaactttattgttttttgcaaatattcactcattttgaatttgatgcctgcaacacgttaccaaagaagttgggacaggggcatgtttaccactgtgtaaCATCACCTTtgcttttacattacatttacatttagcagacgcttttatccaaagcaacttttaacaacactcaataagcatttgggaactgaggacactaattgttgaagctttgtaggtgaaattctttcccattcttgcttgatgtacaacttcagttgctcagcagtccagGGTGTCCATTGTCATATTTCGCACTTGATAGTGCGCAACaaattttcaatgggagacaggtctggactgcaggcaggccagtttactACCCACACTCTTCTgctacaaagccatgctgttataacacatgcagaatgtggcttggcattgtcttgctgaaataaggaGGGAcatccttgaaaaagacgttgcttggatggcagcatatgttgctccaaaacctgtatgtacctttcagcattaatggtgccttcaaagatgtgcaagttacccatgccatgggcactaacacatccccataccatcagagatgctggcttttgaactttgcgctgataacaatctggacagtccttttcctctttggcccggaggacacaacgtccatgatttccaaaaacaatttgaaatgtggactcatcagaccacaggacacttttttcactttccgtcagtccatctcagaggagctcgggcccagagaagccggcagtgtttctgggtgttgttgatatatggctttcgctttgcatggcagagttttaacttgcacttgtagatgaagtgacaatggttttctgaagtgttcctgagccagTGTGGTAacatccattacagaatgatgtcggtttttaatgcgactgagggatcgaaggtcatgggcattcaatgttggttttctgccttgccgcttacttgcagagatttctccagattctctgaatcttttgatgatattttggattgtagatgatgaaatcccttgcaattgcatgttgagaaacgttcttaaactgttggacttattgatcacgcagttgttcacaaagtggtgaacctcgcgccatccttgcttgtgaacgactgagcctttcagtgatgctccctttatacccaatcatgacacctgtttccaattaacctgttcacctgtggaatgttccaaacaggtgttttatgagcattcctcaactttcccagtcttttgttgcccctgtcccaacttctttggaacatgttgcaggcatcaaattcaaaatgagtgaatatttgc
This sequence is a window from Pygocentrus nattereri isolate fPygNat1 chromosome 20, fPygNat1.pri, whole genome shotgun sequence. Protein-coding genes within it:
- the LOC108435309 gene encoding zinc finger protein 525-like produces the protein MASRRHSGTQQTSSGTLHMNSSLRQTEKNSKKRTHYCLECGRRFNRQSNLQQHQRIHTGEKPYQCTECRKSFTVQTTLQIHQRIHTGEKPYHCSECGKCFNHRSTLQQHQRIHTGEKPYHCSECGKSFSQQSHLKQHQLIHKEKKLYECSECRKSFTLQSHLQQHQRIHTGEKPYDCSECGRSFNRQSTLQEHQRIHTGFKPYYCSECGKSFTQQSSLHRHQRIHTGEKPYHCSECGKSFTQLCHLQEHQRIHTGEKPYHCSDCGKSFRYLKTATTHKCTRSSGGNGL